CATGAGCAGCGACGGTTACCCGTCCGACGTCGAACGCACCAGCGTGGACACCGGCTTCGACGGCTGCCGCCCGGCCGGCAACCCAACGCCAAGTTGGGGCGACGGCGTGGTGACTCCCCACGCCGCGTTCCTCGCGATGGAATACGAGCCCCGCGAAGCGTACGACAACCTGGTGAAGATCGAACGCGACCTCGCCGCCTATGGCGCCGGCGGCTTCTTCGACGCGGTTGCTGTGAAATCCGGCACCGTGGCCAGGAGGTACCTCTCGCTGGACCAGGCCATGGTCCTCGGAGCGATCGGCAACGTGTTCGGCGACAACGTGATCCGCCGCAACTTCGTGCAGGGCGACGTCGAGAGGGTCATCAAACCGCTCATCGCGGTGGAGGAGTTCGGCGCCGGACTCGTCGGCTAGGGCTCTCCCACCTCCCGCTGCAACTAGTGTGAGGGCGTCTCAGCTGGGGGGCGGGCTACATGTTCTCCGGCGTCTCGATGCCCAGCAGGTCCAGGCCCTCGGAGAGCCTGTGGAGGACGAGTGCGCACAGGGCGAGCCGTGACTGGCGGACGGATTCGTCCGCCTTCAGCACCGGGCACTGGTCGTAGAACGAGGTGAACAGCTGCGAGAGTTCGAACAGGTAGGCGCACAGCCGGTGAGGCTCCAGCAGTTCCCCGACCTTTCGGAGGGTCGCACCGTACTCCAGCAGGTGGAGCGCCAGGGCCCGCTCGGCAGGTTCGACGACGGCGATACTCACTGCCGCCGTCGGCTCCCCCGCCGCTTCGCCAGGCTCGCCCGCCGGCGAAGCCGCTGCTTCCGCCTTCCGCAGGATGGAGCGGATCCGGGCCGCAGCATACTGCACGTAAGGGCCCGTGTTGCCACTGAGGGCCAGCATCCGGTCGAAGTCGAAGACGTACTCGGTGTCGTGCCCCACGGCGAGGTCGGCGTACTTCACGGCGCCGATGCCCACCTGCCGGGCAGTCACAGCCCGTTCCTCATCCGAGAGGTCGGGGCGGCTCGAGTCCACCACGGCGCGGGCACGGTCCACTGCCTCCTCCAGCAGGGCCATAAGCTTCACCGGGGTGCCCGAGCGGGACTTCAGGATCTTGCCGTCTTCGCCCAGCACGTTGCCGATCTGCACGTGGGTGGCTTCCACTGTGTCCGGGAGCCACCCGGCCTCCCGCGCGGTCTCAAAGACCATCCGGAGGTGCACGTTCTGCGGGGCGCCCACCACGTAGAGGATGCGGTCGGCATGGAGTTCCTGGACCCGGTACCGGATGGTGGCAAGGTCGGTCGTGGCGTACCCGTAGCCGCCGTCGGATTTGCGGATGATCAGCGGCAGCGGTTCTCCGTCCCTGCCCTTGAAGCCCGCCGGGAAGGTGCACAGTGCCCCTTCGCTGACGCGGGCCAGGCCGCGCTCCTCCAGTTCCTGGCACAGTTGTGCTAGATGGGGATCGTAGGAGCTCTCGCCGGCGATGTGGTCGTCCTCGAGGCTGACTCCCAGCGTGGCGTAGATGGCATTGAAGTAGACCTTCGAGTGGTCCACTAGCCGCTGCCACACCTCCAGCGTTTCCTCGTGGGCCGACTGGAGGGACACCACGCGAAGGCGGGCCCGCGTCGCAAAGCTGTCAGGGCTGCCGTCGGAGCTGTCGAACTTTGCCCGTGCTGCCTGGTAGAACGCACTGGGGTCCTCCACCAGCAGGGCGGCTTCGGGCGAATCCTCGCCGATCTCCAGCCAGTGTTCAATCAGCATTCCGAACGGCGTGCCCCAATCGCCGATGTGGTTCTGCCGGATCACCGTATGGCCCAGCGCCTCAAGGACGCGGACCAGGCTGTCCCCCACCACGGTGGTGCGGAGGTGCCCCACGTGCATTTCCTTCGCAACGTTTGGGGAGGAATAGTCGACGACGACGCGACGGGCCTGCGTCTCCGGGCCGCCCTGCGGCTGGGACGCCTGGGCGTTGAGAAGCTCCTCGATCCAGGTGCCGTCGAACGTGAGGTTGATGAAGCCGGGGCCGGAAATTTCGACGGCGGTGCAGAGTCCGTCGAGCTCCAGCGCCTCGACGATCCGGGCGGCAGCATCGCGTGGCGGCAGGCCGACCTTCTTGGCGAGCGCCATGGCGGCGTTGACCTGGATGTCGGCGAACTGCGACGGCCGGACAACCGGGTCGGTGTCCCGGAACTCTTCGCCGAACGCTTGGGCAATAGCTGCCTGGACTCTGGGGACAACCATCTCGGCCGGATTATTCACAAACTCAAAATTATCAGTCCCCGCCCCTTCCGACGCTCTCTCACTTCCTGCACTTAAATCCGGAACGCTCTCTCACCTCCCTGCCATGGGGCCGTGAAGGTGAGAGAGCGTTGCCTGAAAAGCCGCCAAAAGGGAGAGAGCGTCCCGAAAAAACCCGCCAAAGGTGAGAGAGCGTCCCTACCGGGTGGGGCTAACCATGACTACGCGTCCGTGCGGAAGACCTGGACCACGGACGGGCGCGGGGCGCGGGCCTGGCCGCGCGCCGGCGTCGTGCCTGCCGGAACGTAGTCCGGGAAGTACGAGTTGGGCGCGTCGAACGTGCCATCTTCGCCCGGGTGCTGCACGGAGACGAAAACGGTGCGCTCGTCGTCGTGCACGATCGGTCCGCAGGTCTCGGCGTCGCGCGGCACGGCGAGGAACTGCTCCACCTTGCCGCGCTCGGCGCCGTCGAGCGTCACCTTGAACAGGCCGTCCGCGCGGCCGATGCCGGACGGGGCGCCGTCGGTGGAGATCCAGAGGTTGCCCACGGAGTCGAACGCGAGGTTGTCCGGGCAGGAGATCGGCGAGACCTGGTCCACCGGGAAGCCGGAGAAGTAGGTGACGTCGCCCTGGCCCGGGTCGCCGCAGACCATCAGCAGGTTCCACGCGAACTTGGTGGAGGTCTGGCCGCCGGTTTCGGTGATTTCCACGATGTGGCCGTCGCGGTTGGCGTTGCGCGGGTTGATCTCGGTGGCGCCTTCCTTGCCCGCCTTGCCGCGGTCCGAGTTGTTGGTGCAGGCCACGTAGATCTTGCCGGTGTGCAGGCTCGGCTGAACGTCCTC
Above is a window of Arthrobacter sp. FB24 DNA encoding:
- the argS gene encoding arginine--tRNA ligase; this encodes MVVPRVQAAIAQAFGEEFRDTDPVVRPSQFADIQVNAAMALAKKVGLPPRDAAARIVEALELDGLCTAVEISGPGFINLTFDGTWIEELLNAQASQPQGGPETQARRVVVDYSSPNVAKEMHVGHLRTTVVGDSLVRVLEALGHTVIRQNHIGDWGTPFGMLIEHWLEIGEDSPEAALLVEDPSAFYQAARAKFDSSDGSPDSFATRARLRVVSLQSAHEETLEVWQRLVDHSKVYFNAIYATLGVSLEDDHIAGESSYDPHLAQLCQELEERGLARVSEGALCTFPAGFKGRDGEPLPLIIRKSDGGYGYATTDLATIRYRVQELHADRILYVVGAPQNVHLRMVFETAREAGWLPDTVEATHVQIGNVLGEDGKILKSRSGTPVKLMALLEEAVDRARAVVDSSRPDLSDEERAVTARQVGIGAVKYADLAVGHDTEYVFDFDRMLALSGNTGPYVQYAAARIRSILRKAEAAASPAGEPGEAAGEPTAAVSIAVVEPAERALALHLLEYGATLRKVGELLEPHRLCAYLFELSQLFTSFYDQCPVLKADESVRQSRLALCALVLHRLSEGLDLLGIETPENM